gctgcgagcccaatttgTTTGAAATGGTCAAATGTATGCTTGATATCGGTATGTGacaatttgtttgaaattgtcaCATACCGATATCAAACATACATTTGTGGAatcttaaaatttaaaaaaaaaaaatgttaacaaaATATTTTACAGCTGTCcatcaagcaaacaaaaatcCCCTGAATATTTCCTAGTAATCGCATTCGAAGAAAAAACTTTCGTTATATTACTATTCATAAAAATCATCCTAAAGATAATTCGATTCAAAACATTATGTAAATCGCTGAACCTCCTCAAACCGCTTCATAGATACAAGTTTATTAGCTCGAATTCAATGTGGGGATTACCAGAAACAGAGGTAATTTTGATCCTAAACTCGTGGGAAATAAAACTTGTCAATCCTGTACACATTCGAAGCGAAAACAAGTCCCAAGAAAACACTTTCTAgcataaaatcaaaatttacaaaCCGGACACAGTGATAGTTCAATTTCTTTTGCCTGAAACGGACCCAAATAAGAATATGAGGGCATATTTTCTTACGAGGGCCGCTGGCCAAACAGGTTGTGTTTGAGGGAAAAATACCTCAACACCCCATTTCAAACGGACCAAACCCTTCTTAGCGAGCGGACAATTAAAATAAGTATTTGATGAAGGTGTCTTTTCTCTTCTACCCTTTTTTCCCCGTGTAGGTTCAAGTCAACAGCCCGGCTCAGAAGGAACTGCTTCGTGGCGACATCATAACCAAGATTGACCAGTACGACGCCCGGGACCTCACTCACAACGATGCACAGAACCTCTTCCGCGACGCGAGCAACCAAATTAAGGTTACCATTCGTCGTGACGATACAGTAGCGCTCTATCAGAGTGCCCACGAAAAGAACGACGTGGGATCCGCTGGATACAGCCCGGCGCTTAGTCCGATTCCACCGGCTCACTCGGCCCAGCCATATAAACCATATGGACAACCGGCTCCAGCTCAGCCGTTCCAACAGCAGCCGCAGCAGCCAAAGGCGCAACCACATTTGAACTTCCCTCCGCCGGAACCGAGCCAGCTGTTGCCAAGGTAAATTTCATTCGGTTCTaacaattttcgaaaaaggAAACGAATTTCCgtcaattttgaattttgtagTGTCAATTCATCGCTTCCCCATGGACCCCAAGCTTACGCCGCCGCTTTGGAACATCCGGTCGAAACTCTGCCACATACGGCCTTCCCGAAATTGGACGCCAGTGGTGCTTACCAGCTGCCCAAAACTCCATATCCACCACCGATGGTTCCAAACTTCGATGAAGCCAACGAGGCGATAACTAATCAGGTTAGTTTTTCTCAAACCCTCCCCCGGCATCGCAGTTGAGGATCACGAAGACTGTGCGTGTTTTAAGTGCTAAAACCTTTCCTCGCTGGGATGGACATTTGTTCCATCGTTGGCGCAATGTTCGACCAACCCACCAAACCAACCTAAACAGGGTGAAGAGGGTTTcagtgatgcatgaaatttaCTCTGGTCTCATTACTGGAAGATTGCGAAAAGATTTTATCCGTGTGTTTATAAATGTGCTCGTGTGAATGTGTTTGGAGTGAGTTCGGTTTTAAGATGAAATTTAACCCCGTCGAGAGTGAAAAGTGAACTGTCGGGGAAAGTTTCGCCTGATCATAATTGAAATCGCATCGCGAAGGAAGCCTGAGTGAACCATCAGCTCGCTGTATGGCAGATTTTGTAAGCTGTACACTAAAAGTTATTGAACATTGCTCAATACTCTAGAAACATTAGACATAATGATATTGCCAAAAGAGTTTAGAGAAGAAGTAACCTTAATATTCACGTCAGCCATCATTGCAAAGCCAAACCATTTCGTTTCACCCACCATTCTCACCCCCTTTTTATCAACGCATCGAACCCATATTTCCCGTTCAATGCTTCCGCGTGCAAATCAcgcatacatacacacacacaccctcCGGCGAAAAGTTCGCAACGCCTTATCACACGCACACCCACGAGCAGTATTTTGTTTGTGAATTACCTCCGTCTTCTACGACCCCTCCGCCCATCTTCTATACGCGGAAAtccttcgacaaaagtttaaaattactttttcggCTTCCTCTGCTTCTCAGCCAAGCGGTACTTAGTCAACTTCCTTCCTTTGTATTGTCGTGAAGAAGGATGATGCTGCGATGGTGTACCACTGCCAGAGGGTGACGACACCACGCCCAGCGGGATTTCGGCGGCACGATGAAAAGTGTGCGGGAATAAATTTACACTGACAGTTTAACGAAATTATGCGccttaaaatgtaaaaaaataaattgtctaTCTCTAAAAACTTTTAAACTAATTTTCGGTTGAATGTGAGTATAGACAAGATAATAATCGTGTTACACAGTCCTCAAACCTTTTTGAGAAAGGGAATTGTGTGTAACAGGTAGCAGAGAATTCGAAATGTATCATATGGAGTAgagaatatttcaccatatcgagCAGTTATAATATTTATTAAAACTTacccaacaaaacaaaaacaacaaaattccgaacacttcatttttaaatgcaaatttactaaactttaatgttatgaatagttgaataatgaaaaccccaACATTGGGTTGGGTAGAGGCTTCATTTTAACtgtatttacaggtatcgatacagctcTTATTTTttaatactaagcatttgcaaaaagtgACTGTCAATATCAGAGATGAAATGTTTCCGTTAGCAAATTCCACAAAAAACAAGGATCTTCAAATAATGAGTTATGGTTTGCGcttggtatttccgaggaggaatcggtTCGTTTTGCTCTGCACTTGGTATtttcgaggaggaatccattcctctTTTGAGCGTAAATAATTCTTTTATGGCTCAATGAAGTGGTATGGTAATCACTCCATTCGAAAGTTATATGTATGTTAAGTATTGActgctaagccaacggtagtcctacgtccacctcgCTTCTAGTTTTTTCTTTCTCAAAAGAGATTAAATACGGAAAAACTCATTGGAAAATGGGGAAAATAAAACGCGACAGCCGAAGTATGCTCATTTAAGACGCATGCATTGATCTTGATTGTTTTGCTTTTTGAATGGGCTCGAATAAAATGAATGCTGTAGCTTGTGTCATTTTTTTTAGTTGTATTGAAAGAAAAACTTCAAATGATATAATTCTAGTGTTATAGTGTCTAGAAGTAAAATTTAATTGTAATTATGTTTTGGACatctcaataatactgaaatttcagtttctgcaaAATTGTCAGTTGGCGCCTTATGCTTTTGAACACTAGcattattttatgaaaatatatAGTTCGTTCATATTTATccgatttttttacttttaaaaaCGATTCTTTTCTTATATAATGGATGTTAAAAACTTCCCACCTTATATTTTCCATCTAAATATGTCATCACAGTCCTTTTGCCGTTCAAGCACTAAATGTGTTGTTTACAGTGATTTGAAAAGTTcatatcagtcaaaaaatttgcTCACGAAACGAAAGCGCGAATACTTTCGTGCGATTATTGATTACATATTTCGTCTTAACTTACCACAATAACAGATTACCGAttaacttgattcaaatttatATATTTCGTAAAATCGAcgcttgtttgaaaaaatattgatacTGTATCAATGTTGTTTGGCACAACTGTCGGACTGATAATGGAGGCTTGTGATGTGATGCATTCTGAAATTAAGGTtttcctacacccaaactagcgttagtagaaaatatttcatctttggcagaaaagatgccatttcctgtgcatgagagtcaaatgcgcaaataatgagctattttaaaagcttaaaaatggtttgtatgtatgcgagcagacatctattcctgttttcttttctcttttcatttgggattgtgcaaaaaaagtccatacgacgcgtcaatggggatcgaagcAAGGCCagctttacacgaccacgctatccatacagctgccagcgctattataaaacagcgtgataatattacacctcatcataaaatgaagttggaaggagttttctaagacgataaagaaaaatatgaatatatctttctctgtctgggccgtgtatacatctatacgaaaagctttcaaatGCTTTCATTCAGAGATCGAAATCCTCGCTCGGATGCACGATaaatattcaatcaatcaatctagttttcgatgaaccgtgtattgttgatattttcgtctcttcgttttcaccgaaaattctttttcagagagaaagagatgtggaaaatttcgttctcggaagttcaacgagaatggtttttcgtctctcatttggtactgaaaatatggagcaaaaaatcatagctaactttaccaacgttaatctgttaggacagcgtccaaacgatctgcatttggacagcatctgaattgtacaaatattaatccatctcatgttcacttcacgatgaaacccaatattgccgcatattttcatgcaatgttttcagctgtactgaagaagtgaaaaaccattatcggcatcaaggagtcactgaaaacaaaaccatttttcggcaatcataactcaccgaaaaataaaaatcggctttgcgtttctcgcgagaatcgaagtgagcgtataacattctctcgcctcctatattctcagctatttttccctgtgggtgaaaacggatgtttttcgtctcaaatcggcgagcatttcgatctctgctttcatttaaatgtgtctcctgtttcgctccctcatattggctctagcatatacagggttttccaactttaaattccgaaagtaaattgaaataaaacacacttagaattcgaatttcgatgaaacttttatttcaaattaaagtttggtttatgccattatgtgtgaaatacaacatcattcaaatgtacacctagggcttcctcgcacaccttgatccagaacaggtaattttagatgacttttcggcacatatggggcggtatctcggtcataacttcacgaatgttgtctttcaaatgttcaagagtttgcggagagttggcatagacacggtctttcgcataaccccacaaaaaaagtctagcgggttcaaatcgcatgatcgcaaatttgatgcgaaaattcagcattttgctgctgttgttcgttcacccaatcgacgtatgcccgacgcattccatggtcaccacgctctaatttttgtaccagttggactttatatggatgtaggtgcaagtccaaatgcaaaattcgccacaatgatgtgtttgacaagcccaattgctgagctcGCCGTGGAatcgatgatgcacaggtttcacaatatccgctacggatctagtttgttcgaatttacgcactacattagttTGCGTTATTATATTGTGTGCTCTgcaggccgtccatgacgaccaaaatccgtccgtaatgctcgaaaaacatttgccggtttttcatcatttttatagtataatttaacaaaattaacacgttgtgcgatgctaaaacgatccatattgtaaaatggcagacattcaactaacgatatgacgctttggttgacagctatgtcaaacggttgtcagcgtagggctgtatactttcggaagcccgaaatgatAAACTCTGTATATtatcaggggtacgactaaaacgtcaaatctctcatattgccagtgtacccaatattgcgcggtttactgacattttggttctatcaattactgttgtttacaactcggtccggttatatagtcgaatagtggctaactttaaactccatgttagtTCACATttacctccatgtgaaaccgaaatatgaaaatcgctcatgcagttagaataaagcagcgcatttttcgatttcaatcctcgtaaatgatatgttgataaacaaatgacgccatattgattttgattttgggtagcctatattcaatttatGTGTAACccctgtatattatacaaatgatatacatgtattggggagtagaacatttaatgttatctttcagctcatttaatgtaataaatcggaatGCCAGAATAtgggctaaaaattaactttgggtgtatgcATTAGTTTCATCTAAATACATTCAATGTTGTATTAACATATGGTTGGCATGACCAAAACTATGTAAAATAAATGATTGGACGTGTCTTACGTCTATTAGTCATGGTTCAATGTACTTTATGTAAAATACAGATTCAAGCAAAAAATCTTCGTTTGAAATGTGCCAAGAAAAGGAGGAACAGAGCCTCCAGAACCCAGATGTAGTGGTTGGTATCTAACCCTCATGTGAATGCTATCTTAAGCTTTCCAGATGCATACATTTTTTCCCATCCCATGCCTTGTCCTTCTGAAACAAGGAGAAATTTCTCCCTCGTCCCGTGAATCACGTCTGTATTCATTGAATCTATCAGGACCATCGGGGTTGGACTTTTTCATCGCTGAAGATAACCAGAATGAGTTAAAAGAACCAGAAATATTTCTGGACTTGtagaatttttgaagaagattatAATCACAATGGAGTTACTATCGTCAATTTATGTTAGGTTTAGCGAGACACAAACGTTTTTCGATGTAAGAAGGTGTAAAATTAGGGGCCTTCacctttttagtttttttgacgtTAGCACTTTTGCCCAACAATCGATAATGTGTCTCCCGTGAAACGCACTTCGTGTTATTTCCCACATATTTCGATTTAATTTTATTATGTGGTGAGATTTTTATGAGGTCTAGGATTCTTTAGGATTCCCCAAgtaatttcatatcaattgGTGGGATCGagcatttttcctaatttgaacCAAGCATATTCGGTATTCTGAAAACTTAAAACGTGGTTCTTCTACAAAATGGAGACTGCAAGAGGGCTAAAAATAAGCATATGGTCTATATACATGACATTGCTGTAACCAATACAAACAGCTATCGAATAAAGTAATTGTCGTCACAcagataatatttttatttattactaacAATGCGTTTGCTAACGATAAACAGTATTAATTTAATAACATGAGAAAAAGGCGATTCTACACCATTTTTCCGAAAGCTATAAATATGTGTTTATGCCTCCGATTAGGTTTTCAGATCAAACAGTGTCAGTGTGATTAAACAGTTCTTGATACATTtttctattatattttaatcATCGACCACGATTTGTTGTTATTCTGACAAGAAAAGAAGAACACCCATATTATCTATTTTACatgtattttacatttattgACGTTCTATTCTCACTTCTTCAAATAATGGATCTCCGTCGTTTGACAGTTTGCATCTATCGATTGAGGATATTTTACGCTTCAAATTTCTctagttttcttcaaaataaacaAGGAAACAATTGAAAATATCTAGCATTCTTAGTTTAGCAAGCAtctcacgttttgattggtccattgtCATAAACAATCCCAAACAGAGCCGTAAAATAGAACACCTAATGTAGCGGTGATACTTCCTTCGACCCGTTCGAAATTAAGTTAATCAAacttcaaaatttgttttctttacCATATGTTCAGCCTCAATTGAGGACGCCCCGGGCCGAAACAAATAATAATGTGGGAGAGCAATACCTGGAGTAAACACCGGGTAAGGTCGAACCTCCCAGCTCACACTTGCTAAATAAGTATAGACAAATCCATGTTGACAGATGGTCTGATGTTGTCATGCTGTAAAACTATGTTGTCGTGtctatcataacttttgaactactgaaccgatttcgatgatgaacatatcaaattgaagccaatcagcttggtttttgaaaaaaatatactatatttgcaaaaaaaagcattttgtttttgtatttataGTAGCTTCTGAAAAagtaatttataaaattttaagtcatagaggtgaatgaattttCTTCATTCAACACCTGTGTTCaactcatcatcatcatcttttaCAGTTAACTCTGATTCTCAAAGAAGGCTGTTGACTATAGCAAGACTCAAACAtttgggggctgccatagaaatgaaacacaaatttctgcataactcgagaactaatcaagaaaatggaaccaaatttgccatatggaagttttagggagcaataaatatttttatgatggtttgacactcctttcccctgtCTAAAGGAGGAgagaactcgagaactaatcaagcaaatggagccaaatttgggatgtgaggccttttgggtacgagaaatgattctatgatggtatgacaccccttcctcctctggaaaggagagggggtcccataaaaataatgcacatatttcaaccaaacattacaattgaaaattttaggaacattctgaaggaaaatgggaaaattcgataaattcaattcgcatgttttctaaaattacatattgacaagcgttgttagtccatttgatgtttgcgataacgaaattgatctcgttcgaaagtggaaatggattttaatgtgataaaacgcactcctatgtcgtcttctatctatataaataaaaatggatagccgaatgtgttgataagagcaaaactcgagaaaggaattgtccgatttagggctgtcttcattctgtcatattttctgtatcaaacatttatttcatgtaacggagaaacatgttattcgcaagtggatgaaaaatcttgcacgagaattgtgtctgaaaataatctgatattattatgtcgagttttggtagaagcactgaaattttatagtataatataattttaaagggtagattagaagatcaatcaatgaacagttctgcgattgaacccatgaacgtgcgcttagcaagaaaacgtgtatgtgataacgaaaaataaattttgggctggacgaagtttgctgggtcagccaGTGTAATATAAATCTAATGTTCCATACATCAGCCGATGCAGTAAACAATGGGTGGATCGTAATTTGCGATATTTTCCACCTCACTTTTAACGACTTCGTCTTCAAAATGGCTAGAGGCTTTAAGCTTTCTCAGTTTATTCAATTCTGGTCTTGAAAGGGGCCAATTCGGATAACTtaacctgaatttttaagaaaaCTCGTTTGGGAACCTCGCTACCGACTGGTAGCTGTATCAGTGTTGTTGACAAAATCTGACACATTTTGAAAACGCGAATCCAATACAACAAACTATCATCGAAGGTTGTCAACTCTGCTATATGTTAAACTATTaacaattttaattgttttaatGTTTATAATTTTCTGCAGTGTTTCGAAACCATTGTTTGGAGCATCGTATTCGTAGCGCCTCTTCCTAAACGTCACGTAGTTTTTCTGAACGTGTGTCATCTCCACCGTAACAACTTGCTTTGCCAAACATCCCGAACTCATTCCCCTCCTCATTCCATAGAAAATCTGAAAGATTTAGGGGAGCGAGACATTGAAGATGCTTCcatgaataaattaaatttcttagCCATTTCTTCTCCGCTACTCATCCCATCGCAAACGACGCACACGCGAGAAGACAGGTACCCGAAAAACGTGGTACCAGCATTGGCAGGGATTATGCGGCCCACAAGGATAAATCATGCTGCCAGCAGTGGAAGAGGGTAGCagaatctctttttttttattttcatacaaGCCATAAGAAGATTCGTTTCAAAGGTAGGGAGAATGTTCTTGAGTAGATGAAAATACAAATCAGGGAAGAAAAATGATGCGCGCGTGCCTATCTTTGGCATATTTATGTTCTTACATCCCGAGATGAAAGTGAACAACGGGATCGCGCACGAGCCAACATCTGAAGAAGGGTTCTGGGTTTTACGACATATTGTGGCTTTTCACATTTTGTTTCAATCTAATGTGCACATACATTTCCAATTAACAAATATGCTtccaaaaactgaaaattacCGCGTGAATTCTCGTTGAATTTCAATCTTGAGAATTGTATAGTTTGTATACAAAGCACTTCACGGGAAGCACCAGATGGAAAATACACTAGCGATAGCAGCAGCTGACGAtgagaaaatctttgaaaaccgAGCGAAAAGCACCATCTTCAAAGTATTAAGGGCTATCACCACACGGAAAAGCTTGCAGCTGCCAGTTCTCCCTATTTCTGGATAGGGTAcagattatttttaggctcattcgGAATTGATTGACAT
The Toxorhynchites rutilus septentrionalis strain SRP chromosome 2, ASM2978413v1, whole genome shotgun sequence genome window above contains:
- the LOC129764585 gene encoding PDZ and LIM domain protein Zasp isoform X7, translated to MGPKAHDFLVTLRRNSPQTPWGIRLVGGTDLNAPLIITRVQVNSPAQKELLRGDIITKIDQYDARDLTHNDAQNLFRDASNQIKVTIRRDDTVALYQSAHEKNDVGSAGYSPALSPIPPAHSAQPYKPYGQPAPAQPFQQQPQQPKAQPHLNFPPPEPSQLLPSVNSSLPHGPQAYAAALEHPVETLPHTAFPKLDASGAYQLPKTPYPPPMVPNFDEANEAITNQIVHKQFNSPIGLYSDSNIENTIRQTAPQTQAVPIFIDLSFLKQKQQILEEQRRLAQENQLKQKYPFQSYASSSSLHSSASGHSSPSPYAQQQYQQHPQQLQPQQRQGQQPTLSSPPPIPPLPGNYYQPQQHPHNY
- the LOC129764585 gene encoding PDZ and LIM domain protein 3 isoform X6 translates to MGPKAHDFLVTLRRNSPQTPWGIRLVGGTDLNAPLIITRVQVNSPAQKELLRGDIITKIDQYDARDLTHNDAQNLFRDASNQIKVTIRRDDTVALYQSAHEKNDVGSAGYSPALSPIPPAHSAQPYKPYGQPAPAQPFQQQPQQPKAQPHLNFPPPEPSQLLPSVNSSLPHGPQAYAAALEHPVETLPHTAFPKLDASGAYQLPKTPYPPPMVPNFDEANEAITNQIVHKQFNSPIGLYSDSNIENTIRQTAPQTQAVPSNGFTSRHRPTKIEGYKKTVVFDPSKSETYRALQEGAGEGLQEVTTPIQPRTFQPNRLVPGKKPNANHPAPQPEFAQHVNSMGEPNEKIQQSGSFRRLMHHVLAETDY